The sequence below is a genomic window from Nostoc flagelliforme CCNUN1.
AGTATGCTGCTTTGACTCCAATAGATGTTAAGCCTTAAGCATTTGTCAAATTATAGTATGACCACAAACACATGACAGATGAAAGAAGTCACTTAAGAACCACTTTTAATCAAGTAGCACTGTTGTATGACCAAGTTCGACCAGGATATCCAGAAGCGCTTTTTGACGATGTGGTGTCTCTCTCAGAAATCACTCCAGACGGAAGGATATTAGAGATTGGTTGTGGTACTGGTCAGGCAACTGTGCCCTTTGCCCGCCGGGGTTATCGTATACTCTGCATTGAGTTGGGTAAGAATCTTGCTACGGTTGCCCAAAAAAATCTGGCTGCTTATCCGCAAGTAGAAGTGCGTAACATTGCTTTTGAGGATTGGGTGACCCAAGAGAATGCTTTTGATTTAGTGATTTCGGCGACTGCTTTCCACTGGCTTGACCCAAGTATTGCTTACAAAAAAACTGCTCTTGCCCTCAGATATGAAGGAGCGATCGCGCTATTTTGGAATGAACATGTATATAGTGATGCTAGTAATGGCTTCTTTGAAGAAGTACAGGAGCTATATCAAACTTTAGCTCCTCAACTGGTTAAAGACGATGAGCCTCCTTTGCGTGAGCAGGAAG
It includes:
- a CDS encoding class I SAM-dependent methyltransferase, with the translated sequence MTDERSHLRTTFNQVALLYDQVRPGYPEALFDDVVSLSEITPDGRILEIGCGTGQATVPFARRGYRILCIELGKNLATVAQKNLAAYPQVEVRNIAFEDWVTQENAFDLVISATAFHWLDPSIAYKKTALALRYEGAIALFWNEHVYSDASNGFFEEVQELYQTLAPQLVKDDEPPLREQEVPNKTSEIEQTGLFGEVVYRSYRWDATYNSASYLNLLNTYSGHLNLDHITKARFFHAIAELINTKFNGQITKGYLTTLYVAHVL